AAGCGAACAATCTGGTTGCCAGTATGAGTCGCCGAGGCAACTGCCATGATAACGCCGTGGCCGAGAGCTTTTTCCAACTTCTGAAACGGGAACGGATCAAGCGAAAAATATATACCGTGCGGGAAGATGCTCGTAGTGATGTGTTCGATTACATCGAGATGTTCTACAACGTAAAACGCCGCCATGGTTTCAACAATCAGCTGTCACCGGTAGAGTTTGAAAAGCGTTACGCAATGAGCTTGCAAGGTGTCTAGAGAATCCGGGGCGATTCAGTTGTAGGGCCTGTGGCAGATCGAAGGTTTTCATTGCTCCTCCCCAGCGGCGAGATGGTACTGGCGGTTGAGCAGTATTTCGTCGTGTACGCGCAGAATCAGACCATTTCTAGTTCCGAATGGACCTTACACGAGGCTCAGGTCATGGCAGATCATCACTGGTGGTCCGCTCACGAGCTGAGATCTACTGGAGAAACGGTATGGCCAGAGGCGTTAGTGGAGATGCTGGTGGATGCAGGTGTCTTCAAACCGGCTGCGTAACCGTCACTGCAAATCCATATGCGTTTTTACACGCTCTGGGCCAAAAGCTGGCGGCCAATTTAGCAATGCAAGTCTTCTAGTCTCGACCTGCTTGTCTTATCCGCAGGTGTGAGCTTGAATCAGGTTTCTGCAAACGCTAGCTTCAAATCTTCCATTAGGGCGAGCTGCGCCTCACTGGGTTCGCGCCCGCGATGGTTGGCTAAATGAAATTGCACATTGAAACCCAGCGTTTCCGTACCAAGCGGTTGCACAAAACCGCGAGCTTGCCAGGGCTCGGCAATGTGGCGGGGCAGGTATCCGATGTGGGCACCCGAGAGAATAAAGGTCAAGGTACCTTCGATTTGTTCCGTACGGGCAGTGCTTTGGCGCGGGAGAAAAGGTTCGGCCGGGACACTGAAGCGGTAAGGGTGATGGACTCCGTCGCACGCCTCCAATTGAGCCTGGTTTGGGCTCTTCACACCAAATAACGGGTGACCCTTGGCGCAGTAAAGGCGTTGCTGCTCGTCGAACAGGGGTTGGTAATTCAAGGCTTGTTGATGCCCCGAAAAATAGCCGATCGCCAGATGCAACTGGTCTTGTAGCAGGCGCCTCTCCAGCTCGGCCGGCATGGCGCTGATCAACTCAATCTGGACCGCTTGCCGGCGCTTGCGAAAGTTGCCGATGGCATTGGCTACCCGCTCAAGCACATGTGAATCCAGCGCTTCCGACAAGCCGATGGACAATTCGCCCAGTAAGGTATCGGCCATGCCTTGGGTTTCACCCTTGAATTGGTCAATTGAGGCGAACAGCCTGCGTGTGGCTTGCAGCACCAGTTCGCCCTTGGGCGTTAATCGAAAGCCGGCTTTGCCGCGCTCGCACAGTCGGTAGCCAAGACGGGTTTCAAGCTTGGCCATCTGGGTGCTGATGGTTGATTGCCCTATGCGCAACGCACCCTGAGCTGCGCTGAAGCCGCCGCACTCCACCACGGTGACGAACAAACGCAGCAAATGCAGATCAAGGTCGCGTACCTGGCTGAGCATGGACATTCCAAACATTGATAGTTATGAATGCCAAGTTAGCATGCTTCATATTTATTTAAAGCATGGCATCTTCTAGGATCCAGTCACTGTTACTGGCGGAGGAGTGATCACATGCGTGCTTGGGTCGGTTTGTTGTGTCTGTCGCTGGGAGCAAGTGTCCAGGCTGCCGATAAAGAGTTAAGTATCTTTACTTGGGCAGAGTATGTGCCGGAGCAAGCGCTGCAGCGCTTCAAGGATAAGACCGGAATCAAGGTCACACTCGATGTGTTCTCTAGCGCCGATGAACAAGACAGCAAGTTGATGACCGGGCGCAGCGGGTATGACGTGGTTTTCCCCTCAGCCACGTCACTGGGGATGGCGATCAAGGCCAAGGCTTTGCGGGCGATTGACCCAGGGCAACTGCCGCATTACGCCAACCTGGATCCGGCGTTGCTGGCCAAGCTGGCTGCAGTCGATCCGGGTAACCGGTACGGGGTGCCGTACTCATGGGGCACGATAGGCTTGGGCATAAATAAGCAGGCTGTGCAAAAGCGCATTCCTGATGCGCCGCTCAACAGTCTCGACCTGCTGTTCAAGCCCGAATACGCCAGCAAACTGAAAGACTGCGGGATTGCGGTGCTGGACTCGCCGCAAGAAGTGCTCAGCATCGTCCTCAATTACCTGGGGCGTTCGCCCTACAGCAATGATCCGGCGGACCTGATGGAGGCCCAATCACTGCTCGGCAAATTGCAACCCAACCTGCGCTATGTAAACAGCAGCCGCCAAATCGATGATTTGGCCAAGGGCGAAGTGTGTCTGACCCTGGTCTACAACGGCGACGCAGGAACTGCCGCGGCAAGGGCGCGAGAAACAAAGCAGGCTTTCGAGGTGATTTATCGCATTCCGCGTGAAGGCACCTTGCTTTGGTTTGACACCATGGCAATCCCGGCCGACGCACCGCACCCCGAGGCAGCCATGGCTTTTATCGACTTCATGCTGCAGCCCGAGTCCATCGCCGAACTAACCAATAACCTGACGTACGCCAATGCCAATCAGGCGGCGACGGCACTGGTTAATCCCGCGATCACCGGCGATCCGGATATCTATCCGTCCCGGCAGGTACGTGAGCATTTGTTTACCGACAAGCTTCTGCCTTTGCGCGCGCAACGTGAACGCACGCGGGTGTGGAACACCTTCCGAACTAAAACCTGAGGAAACCAACATGGAAATCTTTCAAGGTAACGATCAGGCGATCACCCGTGAGAGTCTCTACGGCACGCATTCGGAAGCGACCTATGCCGGTGTGACCAGTTTTATGCGCCGCCGCTACAGTCGTGACCTCACCGGTGTCGATTTGGTGGTCAGCGGCGTACCGTTCGATACCGCGACCACTAACCGCCCCGGTACCCGGTTCGGCCCCCGGGCGATTCGTGCCGCATCGGTGCAGAGCGCCTGGGAGCGCCACTATCCCTGGACGTTTGATCCCTTTGATCACTTGGCCGTGATCGATTACGGCGACTGCGACTTCGACCACAGTCAGCCACAAAAGACCCCGGCCGCTATTGAGGCTCATGCCGAACGCATCCTGGAGGCGGGTTGCGCCATGCTGACCTTGGGCGGAGATCATTTCATCACTTATCCATTGCTCAAGGCACACGCCAAAAAGCACGGGCCAATCTCCCTGGTGCATTTTGATGCTCACAGTGACACTTGGCCTGATGCCGATGATAGCCAGCAGGGAATCAGTCACGGGACTATGTTCTACCACGCTGCCCGCGAAGGCCTGGTCGACCCGTCGCGCTCGGTGCAAATCGGCCTGCGCACCACCAATGATGACGTCATGGGATTCCAGGTGATCGACGCGCGTGAGGTGCATCGAAATACGCCAGAAATCATTGCCGAAATGATCCGTGCCAGAGTAGGGGATAGCCCGGTCTACCTGACTTTCGATATTGATTGCCTGGACCCGGCCTTTGCCCCCGGCACTGGCACCCCTGTATGCGGTGGATTGACCACTCACCAGGCTCTGGAAATCCTGCGGGGCTTGTGCGGCATCAACTTGATCGGCATGGATGTGGTGGAGGTATCACCACCTTACGACCATGCTGAAGTGACTGCATTAGCCGGTGCAACCATTGCGATGGAGATGGTTTGCCTATACGCGGCCCGACACAAGATCAAGGCGTAAAGCCAAGAAGTATCTGGTCTCCCTTAAAAACCACTGTCTTGATCCGTCATGGTGTTGGGTTTTAACAAACGGAAGGGGAGCAGCTTGGGTTTCATCGGGACTGTCGAGTTATCTACTTTTGTGAAAGTGGACTGATTTATCCCTTTCTTTTCGTTCGGCAGGACGCTGCAGGAGGGAGGAAATCAGTTCCGCACCCAAAAAGTAAACCTTGACTCACCTGAGTCGCAGTCCCATAAATATATTGCGTACGCTGGATTAAAATTAATGTAAGTACATGATTTATAAAGTAATTATAATGGATTTCAAATCCGCTCACGCTGGTTCGATTCCGGCTTCGGCCTCTACATTCGAAAGCCCCGCAGATCTCGGTCTACGGGTTTTTTTTATGCCTGCGAGTTGAGGATCGCTTCCGCAACTTTTTGGATCAGTTCCGCAAGTGCCAGTTTTTCGCGTGTGATTGGAGAGGTTCTCGGGAGGTGGGCTTCCATCAATTGCGCGAACGGTGCTTTTAGCTTGAGTAGTCCGCTTATGGGCTGAGCCCGCACGCGGAAGAGGGGCAGAGTGATCCGGCCCTCGATATTTTCAGCACGCCCCTGTATGCCTTCGTCCTGGCCCGCACCTTGTTTGAACCGCCGGGGCAGCGAATTTTCACTGACGACGATGTACCCGAACTGACTGAGGCCTACAGCCAGGTCCATGACCGTCTGGTGGCCAGGGCGCTGGAATTGAGTGGCGTTGCTCTGGAAACCGTCAGCGACCCGGTAGACATGGCGGGAAACGGTTAAAGGAGGAGCCCGCGTTGGCGTTTCTGCTGACCTTGGCCCTCCGCTTGGGCAAAACATTGCAGGAAATATGTAACCAGATATCAGCCGAGGAGCTGTTCCTGTGGCAAGCCTACGACCGCGAATCCCCCTTGGGTGATCAACGCGCTGATGTGCTGGCTGCCATTGGCGCAGCCGCTTCATTTCAAGCCCAAGGCGCGAAGGTTACGGCACTGGATTTACTGCCCACATGGCGACTTGAACCACTGTGTGCTGATGACGAGGAAGAGGAGTTGCTTAAGAACTATCTGTCAGAGCGAGCTGACTTACAGCCTTGAAGGCGAGTGCTAGGTTCTGCGTTTTGGGTTCTTGAAGCATTTCCTGGATCGGCGGATCAAGGTGCTGGGGATGTTGAGAGAGCAGTGAGATAGGGGCGACTTTACGGGTGGAATTGCCCCTGTTTTATAATCCGACATACGCCAATGGCGGATAGTGGGTGAAGATGATATTTATTGAATCTCAGATCTTTACCGAAGACCTTCAAGGTTTGCTTTCAGATGACAGCTACCGTGAATTTCAGTGCTATCTGTCGGATCATCCTCATGCGGGTGATGTGATTCAAGGGACCAACGGTTTGCGCAAGATTAGTTGGGCCGCACAAGGTAAAGGTAAAAGCGGCGGTGTCAGGGTGATTTATTACCACCTTTGCGCGATGCAGCAGATTCGCTTGATCCTGATCTACCGAAAAGGCATCAAAGATGATCTCTCTCCGGCCGAGAAGAAAATATTGAGCGATTTGAATAAAGGGTGGCAGTGATGGAGAAAAATTTATTCAACCGTCTGGTCGAAAGCATGACCCAGATGGATGAAATTGATCGAGGTGAGCGCGCGCCCTCCCGCGAATTTCATGTCGATGCACTGCAAGTCAAAATGATTCGCCAAGCGACCGGGTTGTCGCAAGCCCGTTTTGCCAAGGCCATAGATGTCCCGATAGGCACTTTGCAAAACTGGGAGCAAGGGCGTCGTGAGCCTGAAGGGCCTGCAAGGGCATTATTGCGCGCCATTCACAATGATCCGGGGCATGTACTGGCAGCTCTCGAATATCGTTAACAGTGAATTGATCCAAACCAAAGGACGCGAAAGCGTCCTTTGTTGTTTTAGAACTTTCCCCGTCTTGGTTCCTGGAGCACCCCGTGCCCGGCAAAACGCTGCGATCACTGATAGTCATTGTCTCGGCGCAGACCGGTGCCTATCAGCGGGAGATGGCACGGGCAGGGAGGATGGGGCGCGATTAGGAGGCCTCAGCCTAGCCAGCATCGTCTACGATCTGGTCGACGGCAAACTGCCGGTCAGGCAACGCCAGGCCGATCGCAGCGGCCGCAAAGCTGTGCGCACCCAGCAGAGTGACCTCACCACCTAACCAGCAGGATCGACCTGCAAGCCCGGCCAGGCTAATCGTCCCGGCTTTTCAAATACGGGTACCTATTTATAATCCGCGGACATCACACCGGGAAGCCTGTGGATTTGGGATCACTAAACACGTTAACAGTCTGGACGTTCCAAACCGAGGTCCAGCTACAGACATTGCTGCGTGAAGGCCTGTTAGAGGGTGACTGGTCACACGTTTGCCCCAAAGAGAAGGCGGCGTACCACTTCATGTGCCGCGAAATGGCAGCCCGTGATTTGTCGTGCGCAGGGCGACCTCCGGTGTGGGGGTGGCATTCCTGTGGCGGCTACCAGCGAGCACCGGACGCCCTGGTAGCACGCCAGTTACTGAGCGACCACCAACTGATCGAGACGCCCATCGTGCTGTTGACGCTCGAGTGTCCAAGCGATCAGGTACTGAACTCGGATTACAACGCTTGGTGTGATCAGGTGTATTTCCCGCTATGTTCAAATGCAGCGTTCACCCCATCACCTGAAGCCCTGCAAGGGATATTCAAGCTCGACTACACGGCATTGGACGACGCGCCAGTTCAGGCTGTGTTGCCGAGCCTGCGGCGTGAGTGGTTGGTGGAGGCGCGAAAAGTGCACCTCGCCCCCTCCCGCGAAGTGGCTATCAGCGAGCCATGGCGACCGACGCCAAACATCCAAAGCAAGAACCCATGATGCAATGGTGTGGCAGCCGATTCGAACCAGCGGTTTTAGAGTGCAAGAGTGTCATGCTTTCGCTGCTGCCCCCGCTTTATGCTGGCCGCTACATTGGATAACAGCGTGTCGCACCACGCCCGAGGGCCAAAGAATGATATTGACACCCGAAAGCCTGGTCA
This genomic stretch from Pseudomonas deceptionensis harbors:
- a CDS encoding LysR family transcriptional regulator yields the protein MLSQVRDLDLHLLRLFVTVVECGGFSAAQGALRIGQSTISTQMAKLETRLGYRLCERGKAGFRLTPKGELVLQATRRLFASIDQFKGETQGMADTLLGELSIGLSEALDSHVLERVANAIGNFRKRRQAVQIELISAMPAELERRLLQDQLHLAIGYFSGHQQALNYQPLFDEQQRLYCAKGHPLFGVKSPNQAQLEACDGVHHPYRFSVPAEPFLPRQSTARTEQIEGTLTFILSGAHIGYLPRHIAEPWQARGFVQPLGTETLGFNVQFHLANHRGREPSEAQLALMEDLKLAFAET
- a CDS encoding polyamine ABC transporter substrate-binding protein, with translation MRAWVGLLCLSLGASVQAADKELSIFTWAEYVPEQALQRFKDKTGIKVTLDVFSSADEQDSKLMTGRSGYDVVFPSATSLGMAIKAKALRAIDPGQLPHYANLDPALLAKLAAVDPGNRYGVPYSWGTIGLGINKQAVQKRIPDAPLNSLDLLFKPEYASKLKDCGIAVLDSPQEVLSIVLNYLGRSPYSNDPADLMEAQSLLGKLQPNLRYVNSSRQIDDLAKGEVCLTLVYNGDAGTAAARARETKQAFEVIYRIPREGTLLWFDTMAIPADAPHPEAAMAFIDFMLQPESIAELTNNLTYANANQAATALVNPAITGDPDIYPSRQVREHLFTDKLLPLRAQRERTRVWNTFRTKT
- the speB gene encoding agmatinase, with the protein product MEIFQGNDQAITRESLYGTHSEATYAGVTSFMRRRYSRDLTGVDLVVSGVPFDTATTNRPGTRFGPRAIRAASVQSAWERHYPWTFDPFDHLAVIDYGDCDFDHSQPQKTPAAIEAHAERILEAGCAMLTLGGDHFITYPLLKAHAKKHGPISLVHFDAHSDTWPDADDSQQGISHGTMFYHAAREGLVDPSRSVQIGLRTTNDDVMGFQVIDAREVHRNTPEIIAEMIRARVGDSPVYLTFDIDCLDPAFAPGTGTPVCGGLTTHQALEILRGLCGINLIGMDVVEVSPPYDHAEVTALAGATIAMEMVCLYAARHKIKA
- a CDS encoding phage tail assembly chaperone, whose protein sequence is MARTLFEPPGQRIFTDDDVPELTEAYSQVHDRLVARALELSGVALETVSDPVDMAGNG
- a CDS encoding phage tail assembly protein T translates to MAFLLTLALRLGKTLQEICNQISAEELFLWQAYDRESPLGDQRADVLAAIGAAASFQAQGAKVTALDLLPTWRLEPLCADDEEEELLKNYLSERADLQP
- a CDS encoding helix-turn-helix domain-containing protein encodes the protein MEKNLFNRLVESMTQMDEIDRGERAPSREFHVDALQVKMIRQATGLSQARFAKAIDVPIGTLQNWEQGRREPEGPARALLRAIHNDPGHVLAALEYR
- a CDS encoding DUF3841 domain-containing protein is translated as MDLGSLNTLTVWTFQTEVQLQTLLREGLLEGDWSHVCPKEKAAYHFMCREMAARDLSCAGRPPVWGWHSCGGYQRAPDALVARQLLSDHQLIETPIVLLTLECPSDQVLNSDYNAWCDQVYFPLCSNAAFTPSPEALQGIFKLDYTALDDAPVQAVLPSLRREWLVEARKVHLAPSREVAISEPWRPTPNIQSKNP